In Gemmatimonadota bacterium, a genomic segment contains:
- a CDS encoding response regulator transcription factor, whose protein sequence is MHFKIAPPESLAAAVREIYPEDEGLRHEMPPLTPEAKGGPHILVVDDDASMRLMLSSMLSEQGFRVAEAADGPEALEMLRGDDPFDLVTLDLRMKEMHGLEVLHNIRSRVATAALPVIVATGSDDPSVEMQLFEAGADDFVVKPVDPPRFVLRIRAVLRRRSSNPLADLF, encoded by the coding sequence GTGCACTTCAAAATAGCTCCGCCCGAATCACTCGCGGCCGCCGTACGCGAGATCTATCCCGAGGACGAGGGGCTGCGTCACGAGATGCCTCCGCTCACGCCCGAAGCCAAGGGTGGGCCGCACATCCTCGTGGTCGACGACGACGCATCGATGCGCCTCATGCTCTCGAGCATGCTTTCGGAGCAGGGTTTCCGGGTCGCCGAGGCCGCGGATGGCCCCGAGGCACTCGAAATGCTTCGCGGCGACGATCCGTTCGATCTCGTGACGCTGGATCTGCGCATGAAGGAGATGCACGGCCTCGAGGTACTCCACAATATCCGCTCGCGGGTTGCAACGGCCGCCCTTCCTGTGATCGTGGCGACGGGTTCGGACGACCCGTCGGTGGAGATGCAGCTCTTCGAGGCGGGTGCGGACGACTTTGTGGTCAAGCCCGTCGATCCACCGCGTTTCGTGTTGCGCATTCGAGCGGTGCTGCGGCGGCGGAGCTCCAATCCGCTGGCCGACCTCTTCTAG